Below is a window of Bacillales bacterium DNA.
GAGTTTCCTCGTCACGCTTGGCTTTTTGTTCAGTTTTCAAGGAACAACTTCCTTCATTTTCGTCATCCGCAAAACGTCTCGTTTCGCGTCGGAATTTCGTCGTCGCTTTCTAACAGCGACTTTATTAATATACCACGCTGCACAACGCATGTCAACCAATTCGAGCAATTTTTTTCGTCCGTATCGATTGATCATACATTTCGGCGACGAAAAATACTATACCATCTTTCATCCAATTTCGCAATACCTTTTCAACAAAAAAAGAAAGACCCGCTGAAAGCCGGTCAGCGGATCTTGCGACAAATGCTTTCTTACGACTGCGGGCGCATTTGCGGAAACAGCAAAACATCACGAATCGACGGGGAATTCGTCAACAACATGACAACGCGGTCAATCCCGATGCCAAGTCCGCCGGTAGGCGGCATGCCGTATTCGAGCGCCTCGAGGAAATCCTCGTCCATCATATGCGCTTCATCGTTCCCTTCGCTGCGCTCGCGCACTTGCGCCTCAAATCGTTCCCGCTGGTCGATCGGATCGTTCAATTCCGAAAAAGCGTTGGCGTGTTCACGACCGACGATAAACAGTTCGAAACGATCGGTGAATCGCGGATCGTCTGCGTTCTTCTTCGCAAGCGGGGAAATCTCGACGGGATGTCCGTATACAAACGTCGGCTGAATGAGCGTATGTTCCACCTTTTGCTCAAAAAACTCATTAACGATATGACCGAAAGTCATCGAAGGTTTGATTTCAACACCGTGTGCTTCGGCGAGCGCACGAGCTTCATCGTCGCTCATCCGTTGCCAGAAGTCGACACCCGTTTCCTCCTTGACCGCGTCTACGATGTGAATCCGGGTCCATTGCGGCGAAAGATCCAATTTATGTTCGCCGTACGTGATACTCGTTGTTCCTAATACTTCGCGCGCGGTATGAACGATCACGTTTTCCGTCAATTCCATGATGTCATGAAAATCAGCATAGGCTTGATACAATTCCATCATCGTAAATTCCGGGTTATGACGAGTGGAAATCCCTTCGTTGCGGAAGACGCGGCCGATTTCATAGACGCGTTCGAGACCTCCGACGATCAATCGCTTCAAATGAAGCTCGATGGCAATTCGCATATACAAATCAATGTCCAGCGCGTTATGATGCGTAATGAAAGGCCGCGCGGCAGCACCGCCGGGAATGGAATGCATCGTAGGCGTCTCCACCTCAAGAAAGCCATGATCGTCGAGATAACGACGCATCGCCCGTAAAATTTTACTGCGGGTGACGAAAGTGTTTTTCACCTCCGGATTCACGATGAGGTCAAGATAACGCTGACGATAGCGCTGTTCAACGTCCTGAAGCCCGTGGTACTTGTCGGGAAGCGGACGCATCGATTTCGACAAAAGCCGAAAATCGTTCACCTTGACCGAAAGTTCCCCGACTTTTGTTTTAAAAGCAATACCCGAAACACCAACAATGTCCCCGATATCACTTTTTGTGAAAAGCTCGTATTGTTCTTCGCCGACCTGGTCTTTGCGTACGTAAATTTGAATCTGCCCCGTCAAGTCCTGAATATGGCTGAATCCGGCTTTCCCTTTGCCGCGCTTCGTCATGATCCGCCCGGCCAGCGTTACGCGCTCCTCTTTTTCCGCCAATTCCTCTTTCGTATCGTCGCCATACGCCTGGGTCATTTCGGCCGCACTGTGCGTGGGCTCATAACGGCCGCCGAACGGGTCAATCCCTTCTTCCAGCATACGGTTCAATTTTTCTTTCCTCGCGAGCATCAAGTCGTTCACGTCAAGCTCCTGACTCACAACAACCACTCCCATCCGTCCCGAGTTACCGGTCCTAATATTTTGTCGGCAAGTTACACGGCGAGTGCATCTTGCATGCTTTGCTTCGTCCGCTGCGTTCTCCCACCTTTTCCAAGAAATCCGTCCACCGCCGCACATGCCTTGACTCTACCAAGAATCGAAAACAGACGATTCACCTTCTCTTATTCAATGTTTGCCGAGCTTCTTCCGGTGTTAATTCTTCAACCGACACCTTCAAGATTTTCGAGATTTGCGTTAAAATTTTTCTCGTCGGAACCCGATTGCCCCGCTCAATTTCGCCGATGACCGAAACTGAAACTTCCATTTCATCCGCCAACGACTCTTGCGTATAGCCTTTCAGCTTTCGAAAAGCGCGAATCTTTCTTCCCCACTGTTCAGCCTCCATAATCGCACACCTTCTTTGCCTGAAATTTGCTTGACATATTCGGAAAGCGATACATTCGTGCCTGGGACCTGAAAGGAAGGATTGAGCTCCGAAAGCGGCACGAGCACAAATGCTCGCTCATGCATACGGGGATGCGGAATTGTCAAAGCGTCCGTTTCTATCGTTGCTTGATTGTACAGCAAGATGTCAAGATCAATCGTTCGCGGTCCCCAGCGGACTTCACGCGTTCGCCCAAGCTGGTTCTCCACCGAAGCGGTTGCATGCAAAAGCTCGTCTGGAGCGAGCTCAGTGGAAACTTCCGCAACCATGTTTAAAAAATCAGCCTGATCGGTGCAGCCGATCGGTTCGGTCTCGTAAATTGAAGAAAGACGCGTTACATGTATCCGGCGATGCCCGTCCATTCGGAGGACCGCTTCATGTAAATACCGATCGCGTTCCCCGATGTTCGTTCCCAATCCGATATAAGCCGTCGTCATTGAGCCTGGCGCTCCCTCGTCATTTCGACAGCAACCGAATCATAGTGCCCGGGAATCGGCGGATCAGGTTTGATAACCTTAACCGTGCAGCGTTGGATAACCGGAAAAGCGGCCAGCAGAGAGGCTGCAATCTCTTCGGACAATGTTTCAACCAATTGCCGCGCCTTCCCTTCCATCGTTTCTTTTACGAGATCGTGAACCTTGCCGTAATCGACCGTCTTGGCAAGATCATCACTCCGGCTGGCTGGTTTTAAATCCCCTTCAAGAACAAGATCGACGTAAAATCTTTGCCCAAGCCGGTTTTCTTCAGGGAAAACACCGTGGTATCCATAAAAAGACAGCCGATTCATGTAGATTTTATCCATTTCTTCACATCCTTAAAGAATGAAATCACGTCGACACGGATACCCGCTTGATCATGGCATCCATCATCGTCGTCATTCTTTTGATCGGCAATACGTCGTGCACGCGCACGATCTGACACCCTTTTCCAACGGCAAAACAAACCGTTGCCCCCGTGCCTTCCACTCGTTCATCCTTCGGGAGCGACAACGCCTTGGCAATCATCGATTTTCTCGAAGTCCCAAGCAGTACCGGGTATCCGAAGGAAGTAATTTCTTCCAACCGGTCCATCACTTCGAGGTTTTGCTCGTACGTTTTCGCAAAACCGATTCCCGGATCAAGGATGATGTTTTCTTGTTTCACGCCTGCGCGCATCACAATTTCAATGCTCTCCGTTAAATCCGCCAAAATATCTTTCATCAAATCACCGTATTGCGGATCTTTCCGATTGTGCATTAAGATGATCGGCACATTATAATGCGCAGCGACCGGCGCCATCTCCGGATCCGCTTTCGCGCCCCACACGTCATTGATGATCGAAGCCCCTGCCTCGATCGCACGCCTCGCGGTCTCTGCCTTGTACGTATCAATGGAGACCGGGACGTTAATCCGGGAAGAGACTTCTTTAATTACCGGCACCACCCTGCGGATTTCTTCTTCTAAAGAAACGGGTGTATGCCCCGGGCGCGTCGATTCTCCCCCAACATCTATAATGTCAGCGCCGTCCTTCTCCATTTGCATCGCGTGAGATACTGCTTTATCTGCTTCTACAAAACGGCCGCCGTCGGAAAAAGAATCCGGTGTAACGTTTAAAATTCCCATGACATGCGTTTTTTCAGCCAAATTCAATTGATGGTTGCCGCACCGCAGCCATTGATTCTGTTGTCCCATGAACCATACTTCCTTTCACTGCCGAGTGTCGGCGAATCCAGTGCATCGGATGATAGAGCCGTGGGATAATCATACGATATTCCCGGCGTTTATCGTACCGGACGGGATTTTCGGTAATGCGCCGCCCAATTTTGCAGCAACCTTTTGCCGTCCGCAGTCAAAATCGATTCCGGGTGAAACTGAACACCTTCAAGCGGATACCGCTTGTGGCGAATCCCCATGATTTCTCCTTCTTCTGTCTCAGCGGATACGATAACATCTTTCGGAAGCGACGCCCGTTCAACCGTTAACGAATGGTAGCGCGCAGCGGTGAACGGATTCGGCAAGTTTTCGAAAACCGTTTGCCCGTCATGATGGATTTCCGATGTTTTCCCATGCATTAAACGGTCGGCTTTGACGATGTTCGCCCCGAATGCTTGGGCAATCGTCTGATGGCCGAGGCAAACGCCGAAAATCGGAAGTTCTCCGGCAAAGTGCCGTACTACCTCTAACGAGATCCCGGCTTCATTCGGCGTGCACGGACCCGGTGAAAGTACGATCAGTTCGGGCTGCATTTCCCTGATTTCCGCAATGGTTATTTGATCATTTCGGCGAACGACCGGATCTTCTCCAAGCTCCCCCAAATATTGCACGAGATTGTACGTGAATGAATCGTAATTGTCGATCATTAAGATCAAGCTGAACTCCTCCTCGTCTCAACTCACCTCGTCTCGGCTGTTACGCGGTGGTCTTTTGTCTCATTTTACACGATGTGCGCCGCCCTTTCATCTATCGACCGTTTGCCCGGCTTTCCGTTTTTAAGCGTTCCAGTTGTTCGCGCTCAAAGGTGTACACTTTTCGGCAAAAATGGCATGTCGCTTCCGCGCGGCCGTCTTCATCGATCATCGATTGAATTTCGTCCTCACCGAGGCTGACGATCCCGTTGGCGATGCGTTCCTCGGAGCAATGACATTCGAATGAAACGTCACAGCTGCCCAGCAATTTAACGCGGTCTTCTCCAAGCCATTCGTATAAAATTTCTTCAGGTGTCAGTCCCCGCTCGACCATTTTCGAGATGGGATCGGCTTGAAAAATTTTCTGCTCGACTCGTTTCGCGGTCGTTTCCGATGCTCCGGGCATCATTTGCACGATGACGCCTCCCGCGGCGAGAATCGTATGATCAGGGTTTACGAGGACGCCGACACCGACGGATGAAGCCACCTGTTCCGAATTGTAAAAGTAGTACGCAAAATCCTCGCCGATTTCCCCGGAAATAAGCGGCACTTGACCTGTAAAATGCTGCTTAAGACCGAGATCCTTCACGACGGACAACGTCCCTTGCTTTCCAACCGCTCGCGCGACATCAAGCTTTCCTTTTTCATTTAAATCGAAATGTACGTGCGGGTGACTGACGTAACCCCTGACGTTCCCTGACGCATCCGCGTCGGCGATGATCGGACCGAGCGGTCCGCCGCCGTCGACTTTCACCGTCAATTTGTCCCGGTCTTTCAACATCGCTCCGGTCATCGCCGCTGCCGTCATCGTCCGGCCAAGCGCTGCCGATGCCGTCGCCCACGTATCATGCCTGCGCTGAGCTTCAGCAACCGTATTCGTCGTTGTCGCGGCATAGGCTCTGATCTCTCCATCCCATGCCAAAGCTTTCACCAGATAGTCTTTCATCGATGCTCGCCCTTCCTTTCAGCAAACCGTCATGAAGCGATGTTTCGTTCATAAATCAACTGCAAACCTTTCAAGGTCAGAAAACGTTCCACATGGTCAATGACCGACGACTCGCCGGCAATAAGCGAGGCTAATCCGCCGGTAGCGATCACGGAGGGCGTCGACTGCGTCTCCTGCTTGATGCGCGACACAATACCTTCCACTTGCCCAACATATCCGTACAACACACCCGATTGCATCGCAGTGATCGTGTTTTTGCCGACAATGTGATTCGGACGGGCAATTTCAATGCGCGGAAGTTTCGACGCATTGGCGATCAACGCTTCCGTGGAAATATTGATTCCTGGAGCGATTGCACCTCCGATGTATTGACCTTTCTCATTAATATAACAATAAGTCGTCGCTGTTCCAAAATCGACGATAATCAACGGCGAGCCGTACAAATGAATGCCCGCAACAGCATTCACGATCCGATCGGCGCCGATCTCTTTCGGGTGATCCGTTTTGATATCGAGTCCGGTTTTGATCCCGGGACCGATAATCATCGGTTCCCGATGAAAGTATTTTTCACACATGCGTTCCAATGCAAACATGATGGAAGGAACGACGGATGAAATGACGATGCCCCGGATGTCGCGAAAACGGATGCCGACATGTTCAAACAACGTCTTCAATTGCATGGCATACTCGTCTTCGGTCTTAGTCGTGCTCGTGCTGATCCTCCAATGGTGTTTCAATGTTTCTCCCTCGTACAGCCCGCAAACGATATTTGTATTCCCAACATCAAAAACGAATATCATTCTTCTTCGTCTCCCATTCCATCGCCGTCTTTCTATCCAAAAATAATTAGCACTGACCCAACCATAATGGGCTGCAACTAACAGCGGAATCGCTTCAACCGTGAAAAAGAGGATGTCCCGAGTGAGACATCCTGATCCATGCTTGCTTACTTATTTTCGTCGTCTTCTTCATCCTTTTTCTTCGAGTGGATGTTAACCTTTAAGTTGCTTTGATCCGAATCCTCGCCGGATTTCGAATCGGTTTCTTTCGCTGCCGGCTTTTCGCGTTTTTCTGCGTCTTCAGCGGAGATTTTCGGCAATTTCCCTTCGTGCCAGAGCGAACGAATTTGTTCGGCATCAAGCGTTTCCAGTTCGAGCAATTTCTTCACCATCAACTCGACTTTCTCCCAGTTTTCGGTGAGGATCTTCTTGCATCGCTCGTAACTTTCCTTCACGATGCGCTGCATTTCTTGGTCAATTTCGTATGCAATCGAATCGCTGTAATTTTGTTCGCTTTGAATGTCTCTGCCGAGAAACACTTGACCGCTCTGGTTATCGCCGAATTGCATCGGTCCGAGCTTCTTGCTCATCCCGAATTCGGTCACCATCCGCCGTGCCATGCTCGTGACGCGTTGGAAGTCGTTTGTCGCTCCGGTGGAAACCTCACCATTGAACGCGAGCTCCTCGGCGACCCGTCCGCCGAGCAAACCGACGATTTTCTCAAGCAATTCCGGTTCGGTCATGAAGAAACGTTCTTCTTTCGGCAGCGGAACGGTATAGCCTCCCGCCTGTCCGCGCGGGATGACGGTCACTTTATGAACCGATTCCGCCGAATCGAGCACCATGCCGATCGCCGCGTGGCCGGCTTCGTGATAAGCAACGATATCACGTTCTTTCTTCGAGATCACGCGGCCTTTCTTCTGCGGCCCCGCGATGACACGCTCAATCGCCTCATTGATGTCTTCCATTTCGATACTCTTCTTGTTCGATCGCGCAGCCACAAGGGCGGCTTCGTTCAACAAGTTCTCCAGATCCGCTCCGGAAAATCCGGGAGTCAGCTTCGCAATTGTCGCAAGTTCCACGCCTTCGGCAAGCGGCTTGTTGCGCGCGTGGACTTTCAAAATGTCTTTACGCCCTTTCTGATCGGGGCGATGAACCGGAATTTGCCGGTCAAAACGGCCCGGACGCAACAGCGCCGGATCGAGAATGTCAGGCCGGTTCGTGGCTGCAATTATGATGATGCCTTCGTTTACGCCGAAACCGTCCATTTCTACCAGCAACTGGTTCAACGTTTGTTCGCGTTCATCATGCCCGCCGCCGAGACCCGCGCCGCGCTGGCGGCCGACGGCGTCGATTTCATCGATAAAGATAATACAAGGTGCGTTTTTCTTCGCATTTTCAAACAAATCGCGAACCCTGGATGCACCGACACCTACGAACATTTCAACAAAGTCAGAACCGCTGATCGAGAAAAACGGAACACCCGCTTCACCGGCTACCGCTCGGGCAAGCAATGTTTTACCCGTACCCGGAGGTCCGACCAACAGCACACCTTTCGGGATGCGCGCGCCGAGCGCGGAAAACTTGCGCGGATCTTTCAAGAACTCCACGACTTCGACGAGTTCTTGTTTCTCCTCGTCGGCTCCCGCGACATCCTTAAACGTGACCTTTTTCTTTTCTTCGCTGTACAGCTTCGCCTTGCTTTTCCCGAAATTCATTACACGGCTTCCGCCGCCCTGCATTTGGTTCAGAAGGAAAAAGAACAAGATGAAGATAATGACGAAAGGAATGATGGACGTAAAGAACGTCACCCACCCGTTCGTTTGCTGAGCCTGATCAACATTGGCCTGGTCAGCTTTCGTCATGACTTGGTACATGATCTTCTCATTGTCGACAACATTGGTGATAAATTGTTGATTGGCAGGGTAGCCTTCGAGCTTACCCCTTATCGTATAAACACCGCCTTCAGGCTGTACCGTAATTTGCGTCACGTCACCTTCTTGGAGGTGTTTCATGAATGTGTTGAAATTCATTTCGGTGGTTTTTTGATTGGAATCGTTGAAGAAACTTACGATCCCGATGATCACCAAAAAGATAAACAAATAAAAAATGGTATTGCGGAAGATACGATTCATTCCTTCCCTCCTCTCAACAACAAAACAACCTAGTCTATCGTACCATAATGACAGAAACAATCACAACAAATATTATTTGTAGATTTCCGGTTTTAAAACCCCGATGCACGGAAGGTTGCGATACCGCTCCGCATAGTCCAAACCGTATCCGACGACAAACGCGTCCGGCACCGTAAATCCAACGAGATCCGGCGTCAAATCGACTTTTCTGCCCGTCGGTTTGTCAAGCAAAGTGACGATTTTGATCGATTTCGCTTTCCGGTGCCGAAACAATTGAACGAGATAACTTAAAGTTAAACCGCTGTCGATGATGTCCTCGACAATTAACACATCTCGGCCTTCAACGGTGGTGTCCAAGTCTTTGATGATTTTGACTTCGCCCGACGACACCGTTGCATCCCCGTAACTGGAGACGTCCAAGAAGTCCATTTCCAAATGAATCGGCATGTGCCGGGTAAGATCGGCCATGAAATGCATGGCGCCCTTCAACACGCCGATGACGAGCGGAAATTTCCCCT
It encodes the following:
- the lysS gene encoding lysine--tRNA ligase; the encoded protein is MLARKEKLNRMLEEGIDPFGGRYEPTHSAAEMTQAYGDDTKEELAEKEERVTLAGRIMTKRGKGKAGFSHIQDLTGQIQIYVRKDQVGEEQYELFTKSDIGDIVGVSGIAFKTKVGELSVKVNDFRLLSKSMRPLPDKYHGLQDVEQRYRQRYLDLIVNPEVKNTFVTRSKILRAMRRYLDDHGFLEVETPTMHSIPGGAAARPFITHHNALDIDLYMRIAIELHLKRLIVGGLERVYEIGRVFRNEGISTRHNPEFTMMELYQAYADFHDIMELTENVIVHTAREVLGTTSITYGEHKLDLSPQWTRIHIVDAVKEETGVDFWQRMSDDEARALAEAHGVEIKPSMTFGHIVNEFFEQKVEHTLIQPTFVYGHPVEISPLAKKNADDPRFTDRFELFIVGREHANAFSELNDPIDQRERFEAQVRERSEGNDEAHMMDEDFLEALEYGMPPTGGLGIGIDRVVMLLTNSPSIRDVLLFPQMRPQS
- a CDS encoding helix-turn-helix transcriptional regulator, with the protein product MEAEQWGRKIRAFRKLKGYTQESLADEMEVSVSVIGEIERGNRVPTRKILTQISKILKVSVEELTPEEARQTLNKRR
- the folK gene encoding 2-amino-4-hydroxy-6-hydroxymethyldihydropteridine diphosphokinase, with the protein product MTTAYIGLGTNIGERDRYLHEAVLRMDGHRRIHVTRLSSIYETEPIGCTDQADFLNMVAEVSTELAPDELLHATASVENQLGRTREVRWGPRTIDLDILLYNQATIETDALTIPHPRMHERAFVLVPLSELNPSFQVPGTNVSLSEYVKQISGKEGVRLWRLNSGEERFALFES
- the folB gene encoding dihydroneopterin aldolase, giving the protein MDKIYMNRLSFYGYHGVFPEENRLGQRFYVDLVLEGDLKPASRSDDLAKTVDYGKVHDLVKETMEGKARQLVETLSEEIAASLLAAFPVIQRCTVKVIKPDPPIPGHYDSVAVEMTRERQAQ
- the folP gene encoding dihydropteroate synthase; this encodes MGQQNQWLRCGNHQLNLAEKTHVMGILNVTPDSFSDGGRFVEADKAVSHAMQMEKDGADIIDVGGESTRPGHTPVSLEEEIRRVVPVIKEVSSRINVPVSIDTYKAETARRAIEAGASIINDVWGAKADPEMAPVAAHYNVPIILMHNRKDPQYGDLMKDILADLTESIEIVMRAGVKQENIILDPGIGFAKTYEQNLEVMDRLEEITSFGYPVLLGTSRKSMIAKALSLPKDERVEGTGATVCFAVGKGCQIVRVHDVLPIKRMTTMMDAMIKRVSVST
- the pabA gene encoding aminodeoxychorismate/anthranilate synthase component II, which gives rise to MILMIDNYDSFTYNLVQYLGELGEDPVVRRNDQITIAEIREMQPELIVLSPGPCTPNEAGISLEVVRHFAGELPIFGVCLGHQTIAQAFGANIVKADRLMHGKTSEIHHDGQTVFENLPNPFTAARYHSLTVERASLPKDVIVSAETEEGEIMGIRHKRYPLEGVQFHPESILTADGKRLLQNWAAHYRKSRPVR
- the hslO gene encoding Hsp33 family molecular chaperone HslO, with amino-acid sequence MKDYLVKALAWDGEIRAYAATTTNTVAEAQRRHDTWATASAALGRTMTAAAMTGAMLKDRDKLTVKVDGGGPLGPIIADADASGNVRGYVSHPHVHFDLNEKGKLDVARAVGKQGTLSVVKDLGLKQHFTGQVPLISGEIGEDFAYYFYNSEQVASSVGVGVLVNPDHTILAAGGVIVQMMPGASETTAKRVEQKIFQADPISKMVERGLTPEEILYEWLGEDRVKLLGSCDVSFECHCSEERIANGIVSLGEDEIQSMIDEDGRAEATCHFCRKVYTFEREQLERLKTESRANGR
- a CDS encoding type III pantothenate kinase, which translates into the protein MIFVFDVGNTNIVCGLYEGETLKHHWRISTSTTKTEDEYAMQLKTLFEHVGIRFRDIRGIVISSVVPSIMFALERMCEKYFHREPMIIGPGIKTGLDIKTDHPKEIGADRIVNAVAGIHLYGSPLIIVDFGTATTYCYINEKGQYIGGAIAPGINISTEALIANASKLPRIEIARPNHIVGKNTITAMQSGVLYGYVGQVEGIVSRIKQETQSTPSVIATGGLASLIAGESSVIDHVERFLTLKGLQLIYERNIAS
- the ftsH gene encoding ATP-dependent zinc metalloprotease FtsH; translation: MNRIFRNTIFYLFIFLVIIGIVSFFNDSNQKTTEMNFNTFMKHLQEGDVTQITVQPEGGVYTIRGKLEGYPANQQFITNVVDNEKIMYQVMTKADQANVDQAQQTNGWVTFFTSIIPFVIIFILFFFLLNQMQGGGSRVMNFGKSKAKLYSEEKKKVTFKDVAGADEEKQELVEVVEFLKDPRKFSALGARIPKGVLLVGPPGTGKTLLARAVAGEAGVPFFSISGSDFVEMFVGVGASRVRDLFENAKKNAPCIIFIDEIDAVGRQRGAGLGGGHDEREQTLNQLLVEMDGFGVNEGIIIIAATNRPDILDPALLRPGRFDRQIPVHRPDQKGRKDILKVHARNKPLAEGVELATIAKLTPGFSGADLENLLNEAALVAARSNKKSIEMEDINEAIERVIAGPQKKGRVISKKERDIVAYHEAGHAAIGMVLDSAESVHKVTVIPRGQAGGYTVPLPKEERFFMTEPELLEKIVGLLGGRVAEELAFNGEVSTGATNDFQRVTSMARRMVTEFGMSKKLGPMQFGDNQSGQVFLGRDIQSEQNYSDSIAYEIDQEMQRIVKESYERCKKILTENWEKVELMVKKLLELETLDAEQIRSLWHEGKLPKISAEDAEKREKPAAKETDSKSGEDSDQSNLKVNIHSKKKDEEDDENK
- the hpt gene encoding hypoxanthine phosphoribosyltransferase, producing the protein MREDLEEILLTEEEIAAKTEEMGRLLAEEYEGKFPLVIGVLKGAMHFMADLTRHMPIHLEMDFLDVSSYGDATVSSGEVKIIKDLDTTVEGRDVLIVEDIIDSGLTLSYLVQLFRHRKAKSIKIVTLLDKPTGRKVDLTPDLVGFTVPDAFVVGYGLDYAERYRNLPCIGVLKPEIYK